Within the Miscanthus floridulus cultivar M001 chromosome 2, ASM1932011v1, whole genome shotgun sequence genome, the region GGGGGAGTtcgcggccatggcgggcggGCGGGAGAGCTCGAGAAGGCGAGGAAGCTAGGAACGGGGGAGATTGCCGAGACGGCGGTGGAACCGAACCGGGGCGAGCTGCGCGGTGATGTCTGGAGCTGTGGAGAGAGCCGGGGCGAAGAGCAGAGCGAGGCGTGGCGTTTAAATAGAGTTTCGGGCGAGGCGGGGGGAAGTGGCGCGGTAATCCTGTCCGCCAACGTGCGTCAAACACGCTACAACTCGGTTTCGTGGGGCAGGGCTCCCGGAGCCGGAGTAGGAGTAGTTTTTAGCGCGGCGAGCTCATGCTCAACGTACGCGTCCCCGCTTGGGCCGAGGCCGCCTTTTTGGCCTTGCGGACGCGGTCGGCTTCGCTGGAGCGGCCTGCCACGATGCTGCCGGTCGGTGATCGCTGATCGCGGCTTTGTGGCTTTGTACGCAGTCAGGCGGGCTGTCGAGTCAAGTGTAGTATATTTTGGTTGAGTGGAGCAGCGACGACCCGAGAGTCCATTTTTAGTTTGGTCCACGGGAGAAAGTGAAGTCCCTAGGATTATATTCGAGATACGTGGCGGTAAAAGTTAAGACTATTAAATTTCATCAAGAGACTAAATTGGCACATGTTAAGATGTATACACCTGATCTGGCTATCGAATGGTTGAACCTAAACGAGCAGATTTACCATAAGAAATGTAACCAAGTGCCTACCATTGATGGTTGATCCTTATATCATCGGTACGCCGGTAGTACCCTTTCAATAACTTTTCGCTAAAATTCTCAAACACCTACCTCTAAAATTACCAATTTTTTTTATGGATTCAGGAAAACTCAACTTTTTCAAGACATTGATCTCATGCAAAACAGCTTTTTTTTTTAAGTGGAGTGCAAGCTGTGCTGCCACATGACAACATTGCCTTCTGTCAGTGTCAGCCCAACCACAACGCAAGTTTACGGCGATACCACAGCCCACAACCTTACGCTGGGCCTAATTCTGCCAGCCCAATTAGCCACTGATCAGCCCAAAACAACCTTCTGCTCCGCTCGCATCCCGGGAATCCAGAAGGTTCCCGCGGGAGCTCGAGCTCCCCGTCCCGGCACCAAATCCAACCCGAACCTTCCAGACCCCGCGCCTCCCTCGCCCTCCGATCCAGCGCCATTTTCACGACCCGAAGGTTCCTTGCCCGAGCAAACGACCCGACGCGCGGCGCGATCGCGACCTCCGCCACAGCTGCAGCGAGAGCTAGCCAATGGACGTGCTCAAACGCGAGCTGCAGCGCAAGCGCCAGCTCCTCAACGCCGATTTCGGCGGCCGGAAGATCCTCCGCCGCGCCGAGACCGAGGCCCGCGAGCTGCAGCGCATCCGCGAGGCCGAGAGCCAGCTCCTCCTCCAAAAACAGCTCAGGCATTCCCACCCGGCGTCCTCCCCCTCCGGTTCCTCCTCGAGCTCCTGCTCGCCCACCTCCGCAGCCGCCGACGCTGACGTCGACGCGTCGCGGGCAGAGAGCGGCTCCGAGGAGTCGCTCCCGAGGGAGGAGGTCATCCGGCGCCTGCGCCTGCTGCGGCAGCCGGCCACGCTCTTCGGCGAGGACGACGTCgcgcgcctccgccgcctccgggACCTGATCGAGGACCCCGCCGCGCTCGCCGACGTCGACGCGGCGGAGATCGGGGAGGGGCAGACCaacgacttcctccgcgacatcCAGGCGCTGCGCGCCAAGGCTGCGGCCGCGACGAAGCCCAAGGCCGCCGGCACGGAGGCCCAGCGTGGGGAGGGCGACGACGGCGTACCGAGAGATGTGCCGTTCGAGGAGCTCTGCGACGAGGATAAGATCACCGCGTTCTTCAGTAGGCTGATGGGCGAGTGGACTCAAGAGGTGGACGGTATGCCTGAGGCGGAACGGCGGACGGCAAAAGGGAAGGCCGCGGTGGCCACCTGCAAGCAGTGCGCGCGATACCTCGACCCGCTCTTCAAGCAGTGCAAGAAAAAGGTATGGATCATCGAAGTGTCCCGTAGTAGTAACAGTTTGAATGACCTAATGCTTATTGCGAACGTTTGGCTGGATGAATTCATAGGTTTGTTAACCCATCTGATATCATGCTTTAATTTGAACTGTTAGTACGATTTTGTTTGACTTTGTTTACAACATTTGATATTATCGGGTGCATAGTGATAAAGGAAGTGTAGGAAGCGTGAATATTATCCTGGTGATTAGCGGATTGTGTATGATATAGTGAACGAACGATGCTTCATGCTGTTGTTAGTATTCCCATGTTCATTTCACATTTTTAAGATGATCTTATTTTTGTAAAAGGACAGATGCTGTCTATACTATATCTGTGCCTTACTCCATGATCTAGTGATGCAGTTTCTGATAAATATTTGTTTAAATCTGTATCTGAACtatttcttctattgattgaAGATTCTCTGTTATGACCGGTAAGGTCTATAGGCGTAGGCAGGCTAGGAGTCCGGTTTAGCCGGCCAGTTGGTTAGGAGTCCGGCCTAGCTGGACTGTCAGTTAACAAGTCCTAGAAAATAGGGGGTTTATCCCTTAGAGTTTGTTATTTGATTAAATTAGGTTTGAGTCGGTTGGATACCTCTTTGTATAAGTACTAAACAATTATAATAGAAGGGGTAGCCTGAGATTGAGTTCAACTCACTTTGGACCCTCGGGCGTTACTGTTCACGATACCCTAATTGTCGCTGCTTCCCTGACGTCTCCAGCCAGCTGCCGAGCACGGCGTCTTCCGTTCATCGCCGGGGTTCCAAGCCCAGGCCCTCCGTCTCTCACCCCTACGGCCTCCGGTCCCTAGGCCACAACAATTTGGTATCAGAGACCATGGCTTCCTCGGGTGCTCCTGCCGCCACCGCTGCATCGTCGGTCGCTGCTGTCGTCGAGACGAGCGCCCCTCCACCGTCCCCCACGCCGCCTACTCTTGAGGACTCCCTGGCCTCCTTGGCTGCCATGCAGCGGCAGATGGGAGACATGTTCCAAGGCATGCAGCGACAGATGGCGGAGATGTCTCTGCGCTTGGCGACTGTCGAAGGCCAGCCGGCCCCTTCAATGACACCACGTCTGCCGTACTCTGCCCCGCCGCTCCTGCAATATGGCCTGCCAGGGTATGGGGGCTTGCCAGCGTCTGCATCACAGCCGGAGATCCTGCCCTCGCCGTCAATGCCGGGGGCCACGGCGCCACTCCTGGCGACCGCACCGCCTCGCGGCACCTCGCAGCCAGCTACGACGGGGCTGCCCATTCAGTCCATCCCTTTTCCGGCATCTCCATCACCGGTACCGTCGCTGTCCTCCGTCATGCATGGGCCGATCTACTCGTCTGCTCCGATGGTACATGCACCGCGCCATCCATCTGAGGAACATGGAGACAGCCAGGGCGTGCCCAGATTCCATAAGCTGTCCTTCCCCACTTACGACGGCAAAGAAGACCCGCTTGGATGGTTAAACCGTTGTGAGTCATTCTTCCGCGGCCAGCTGACACGTGAGGCGGACAAGGTTTGGCTAGCCTCCTTCCACATGACAGGATCCGCACAGCAATGGTACTATGTGTTGGAACGAGACTCCGGCCGGCCATCCTGGACCAACTTTCGTCTGCTCTGCCACCAACGCTTCGGACCGGCGCTGTCCACCAACCATCTTGTTGATCTCGCCCGCCTGCCTTTCGGGTCCTCGGTTGAGGCATACATGGACGCTTTCCAAGCACGCTTGGCGCACGCGGGGCATCTGGCGCCGCTGCAGCAAGCACAGTTGTTCACCGGAGGACTTCCGGAATACATCAGGGTCGACGTGGAGCTCCATGACCCTCAGGATTTACACCGCGCCATGCGTTTGGCTCGGGCTTATGAACGTCGCCAGGCGTCAGCAGCCCTCGCTCTTCCAGCAACACCAAATCGACATTCTCGGCGCGCTCCGGCTGTACAGAGCTCATTACCGGCCACAGGGCCCGCTCCGCCATCATCACTAGCCTCGGCGTTCCCACCAGGCCAGCCTTTCAAACGGCTCACACCAACAGAGATGGCAGACCGCCGCAAGATGGGCTTGTGTTACAACTGTGACGAACCATATGTGCAGGGACACAAGTGTCGGCGACTCTTTTACCTTGAAGTCACAGATTATCTGGTGGAGGAGCCACAGTCCGATGACGATGAACAGCCATCAGCAGCCGGCGCAGACAGACCCACCATATCATTATCAGCCATTGCAGGCATCAGGACTGAAGATACTATGCAGGTTTATGTCATGGTGGGCAACGTACAGTGTGTGGCGTTGCTGGATTCGGGCTCCACTCACACATTCATCAGCAGTAGCGTCGCGCGGCGCGTTGGCATCCTCTTTGAACCCTGCCCAGGTGCCGGAGTCACGGTCGCAAATGGTGACCACGTTGCCTGCCGGGGGCTCGCGCGCGACGTCGGCATCAGAATTGCCGAAGAAATATTCTCAGTTGACTGCTATACAATTCCTTTGGACTGCTGGGACATGGTGCTCGGGGTCAACTTCTTGCGCACCCTCGGACCAATATTATGGGACTTTGATGACTTGTGCATGGCGTTCACCAGGGCAGGTCAGCGCGTGTTTTGGCGAGGCATCGGCTCCACCCGAGATGACGTATAGTCCACTCGCCGCTTCCATGCTATTCACGACGCCAGCCGTACCAACGGGACAGCATTGCTGGACAAGCTACTCGCCTCCTTTGACGATTTGTTCGCCACGCCTGAAGGCTTGCCCCCCGCTCGCGCCTGTGATCACCGCATTCATCTAGTGCCCAGTGCGGTACCAGTGGCTGTGAGGCCTTACCGCTACCCACAGCTACAGAAGGACGAACTGGAGTCACAATGCGCCGAGATGCTGCAATTGGGGATGATACGTCCTAGTACTTCAGCTTTCTCTGCCCCGGTTTTGTTGGTCAAGAAACATGACGGCTCTTGGAGGTTCTGTGTCGATTACCGCGCCTTGAACAAGCTCACTATTAAAGATAAATTCCCAATTCCGGTGGTTGAAGAACTACTGGATGAGCTCCACGGGGCACGGTTTTTCTCCAAACTGGACTTGCGTTCAGGGTACCATCAAATTCGTATGCATACTGATGACATTGAGAAAACGGCCTTTCGGACTCATGAGGGTCACTTTGAGTTCTTAGTCATGCCCTTTGGGCTGTCCAATGCACCGGCAACGTTCCAAAGCCTCATGAACACAGTGCTCCGGCCTTTCCTGCGTAAGTTTGTACTTGTGTTTTTcgacgacatcttgatctatAGTCCATCTTGGTCCACGCATCTGCAGCACCTCAACGCAGTCTTCACTGCCCTACGTGACCATCAGCTGCGGTTGAAAAGATCTAAATGCGACTTTGCTACGACGGCGGTTCATTATCTGGGACATGTAATATCTGCGGATGGGGT harbors:
- the LOC136520050 gene encoding uncharacterized protein translates to MDVLKRELQRKRQLLNADFGGRKILRRAETEARELQRIREAESQLLLQKQLRHSHPASSPSGSSSSSCSPTSAAADADVDASRAESGSEESLPREEVIRRLRLLRQPATLFGEDDVARLRRLRDLIEDPAALADVDAAEIGEGQTNDFLRDIQALRAKAAAATKPKAAGTEAQRGEGDDGVPRDVPFEELCDEDKITAFFSRLMGEWTQEVDGMPEAERRTAKGKAAVATCKQCARYLDPLFKQCKKKALPPDVRQALLEVVRCCMRRDYLAAVDNYIKLAIGNSPWPIGVTMVGIHERSAREKIYTNSVAHIMNDETTRKYLQSVKRLITFCQRKYPTDPSRSVEFNSLANGSDLQSLLAQQNAKNSEETLRLVAAS